Proteins co-encoded in one Accipiter gentilis chromosome 33, bAccGen1.1, whole genome shotgun sequence genomic window:
- the CHST12 gene encoding carbohydrate sulfotransferase 12, with the protein MTKARLLRLSVVLVSIFMILLIIVYWDNVGTAHFYLHTSFSRPHSPGAIPGITAGEDWEALPDVDEFLAKLLSSNLKQNNSSPRKTEQVLVQGSGKPAVSNLEENVRGYDWSTHNDRNSLDQEKLQIERQRTLREFCANSSFTFPTKERSFDDIPNYELNHLIVDDRHGIIYCYVPKVACTNWKRVMIVLSESLLDQGVPYRNPLDIPREHVHNTSTHLTFNKFWRRYGKFSRHLMKIKLKKYTKFLFVRDPFVRLISAFRSKFELENEEFYRRFAIPMLKLYSNHTNLPTSVSEAFGAGLKVTFSDFIQYLLDPRTEKMAPFNEHWRQVYRLCHPCQIDYDFIGKLETLDEDAAYLLQLLKVDRLLRFPPSYRNRTASSWEDNWFAKIPLAWRQQLYKLYEADFVLFGYPKPENLLKD; encoded by the coding sequence ATGACCAAAGCACGGCTCCTCCGTCTCTCTGTGGTGCTGGTCTCCATCTTCATGATCCTCCTGATCATTGTGTACTGGGACAACGTGGGAACGGCTCACTTCTACCTGCATACGTCCTTCTCCAGGCCTCATTCCCCAGGAGCCATCCCTGGTATCACGGCAGGCGAAGACTGGGAAGCCTTGCCAGACGTGGATGAATTTTTGGCAAAGCTGCTTAGTTCGAACCTGAAACAGAATAACTCTAGCCCCCGAAAGACAGAGCAGGTACTCGTCCAGGGCTCCGGCAAGCCTGCGGTGAGCAACCTGGAGGAGAACGTGCGGGGCTATGACTGGTCAACGCACAATGACAGAAACAGTTTGGACCAAGAGAAACTGCAGATAGAGAGGCAGAGAACGTTGCGGGAGTTTTGTGCCAATTCCAGCTTCACCTTCCCCACCAAGGAGCGCTCCTTTGATGACATTCCAAACTACGAGCTCAACCACCTGATCGTGGATGACCGCCATGGCATCATCTACTGTTATGTCCCCAAGGTGGCCTGCACCAACTGGAAACGGGTGATGATCGTGTTAAGTGAGAGCCTGCTGGACCAGGGGGTCCCATACCGGAACCCTCTGGATATCCCCCGGGAACATGTCCACAACACCAGCACCCACTTGACGTTCAACAAATTCTGGCGCCGTTATGGGAAGTTCTCCCGGCACCTCATGAAGATCAAGCTAAAGAAGTACACTAAGTTCCTTTTTGTACGAGACCCTTTTGTCCGCCTCATCTCTGCCTTTCGCAGCAAATTTGAGCTGGAGAATGAGGAGTTCTACCGGCGTTTTGCCATCCCCATGCTAAAACTGTACTCCAACCATACCAACCTTCCCACCTCCGTTAGCGAGGCCTTCGGGGCAGGCCTCAAAGTCACCTTTTCTGACTTCATCCAGTACTTACTGGATCCCAGGACAGAGAAGATGGCCCCCTTCAATGAGCACTGGAGGCAGGTTTACCGTCTGTGCCATCCGTGCCAGATAGACTACGATTTCATCGGAAAGCTGGAGACGCTGGATGAGGATGCTGCTTATCTATTGCAGCTCCTCAAAGTGGACAGGCTGCTTCGCTTCCCCCCCAGCTACCGGAACAGGACTGCCAGCAGCTGGGAAGATAACTGGTTTGCCAAAATCCCCCTGGCTTGGAGGCAGCAGCTCTACAAGCTTTATGAAGCAGATTTTGTACTCTTTGGCTACCCCAAGCCAGAAAACTTGCTTAAAGACTAG